Proteins from one Loktanella sp. M215 genomic window:
- a CDS encoding ATP-binding protein, which produces MTPVSATAEPSERQLELSLLFTDIEGSTRLLQRLGPAYDAALTLHNTVIRKVLKTHGGTEVSTAGDSFFAVFSDPGRALAATVAAQKALARQDWPGDMPLRVRMGLHLGEVRYSPEQGYRGLDVHRAARISAAGHGGQVLISASLLSAIGPDGLPNGVSAADLGLHYLKDLRYPEHLYMLTIDGLEDIAASIKTNRNSPNNLPTSNNLPIGRDDEMAVLHHLFSKDATRLVTLTGPGGAGKTMLALETAHGLLDHFPSGVFFVPLAPIQDPAMVPIAIAQAMGVREFPGMPLDRSLRAALTQGPTLLVLDNMEHVIEAAGTVGNLLADCPDLKILVTSLEPLNIRHEQLYDVGLLPSPPVDASIGADAALSYPAVRLFVERAAAARKGFALTAENLQSVLSICNQLDGLPLAIELAASRIRLMTPQMIDHRLEQSIDVLAGGRRDEEGRHRTLRDTIAWSYDLLDPPEQQALAALSVFGGGFTVDSAVAVCADHNVGADTFDLIVSLLNRSLLREDEVSGETRLRMLETVRSFVTDELESGHHADTLRARHAAHYRDMVVALADDLVGAAQRAAVTRLHDEMANLRAALRWATQQPTADLTADLLRGLLWFWIPQGLYSEGRTWIEAALTQAKTQPDGRAKAIIHDVAGWFRIFSGDYEGALESCEMAHALYADHGQAHEHGRAKATYGITLAASGQFPAGPEMIMASLEAAKANADDEGVAIALVALGEGARYGGDVATAESCYHEALTILERLGNTWWPGGILQNLAHFRLREGRWEDAVTLLNRTYALAGTNGYHILVLLYLMGMGGVGVVRGEHAQAARLLGATRALLERAGAAFEPSDEAEFQRYEAEVAQVLGDASSALVREGAGLTQAEAVVIARRLAAVS; this is translated from the coding sequence ATGACGCCGGTCAGTGCGACCGCTGAACCATCCGAACGTCAGTTGGAACTGTCGTTGCTGTTCACCGATATCGAGGGATCGACGCGGCTGCTGCAGCGGTTGGGGCCGGCATATGACGCCGCACTGACGCTGCATAACACAGTGATCCGCAAGGTCCTGAAAACCCACGGCGGCACCGAAGTCAGCACCGCCGGAGACTCGTTCTTTGCGGTCTTCTCTGATCCCGGACGGGCCCTTGCCGCGACGGTGGCGGCGCAAAAGGCGCTGGCCCGGCAGGACTGGCCCGGCGACATGCCGTTGCGGGTCCGCATGGGCCTGCATCTGGGAGAGGTCCGCTATTCACCCGAACAGGGCTACCGGGGGTTGGACGTGCACCGCGCCGCCCGGATCAGCGCCGCCGGACACGGCGGACAGGTGCTGATCTCTGCCTCGCTGCTGTCCGCCATCGGGCCGGACGGCCTGCCGAACGGCGTGTCGGCCGCAGACCTCGGGCTGCATTACCTCAAGGATCTGCGGTATCCCGAACACCTTTACATGCTGACGATCGACGGGCTGGAGGATATCGCGGCATCGATCAAGACGAACCGCAACAGTCCGAACAATCTGCCGACGTCGAATAACCTGCCCATCGGCCGCGATGACGAAATGGCCGTGCTGCACCACCTGTTCAGCAAGGACGCAACCCGGCTGGTGACCCTGACGGGACCCGGCGGTGCGGGCAAGACCATGCTGGCGCTGGAAACCGCGCACGGACTGCTGGATCACTTTCCGTCGGGCGTGTTCTTCGTGCCCCTCGCCCCCATTCAGGACCCGGCGATGGTCCCGATCGCGATCGCGCAAGCGATGGGCGTGCGTGAATTCCCCGGCATGCCGCTCGACCGCAGCCTGCGCGCCGCCCTGACCCAGGGGCCCACCCTGCTCGTGCTCGACAACATGGAACACGTGATCGAGGCCGCAGGCACCGTGGGCAACCTGCTGGCCGATTGCCCCGATCTGAAAATCCTCGTGACAAGTCTGGAGCCGTTGAACATCAGGCACGAGCAGCTTTACGACGTGGGCCTCTTGCCGTCCCCGCCGGTCGACGCGTCCATCGGGGCCGACGCCGCCCTGTCCTATCCGGCCGTGCGCCTGTTCGTTGAACGCGCCGCTGCCGCGCGCAAGGGCTTTGCGCTGACCGCCGAAAACCTGCAATCCGTGCTGTCGATCTGCAACCAGCTGGACGGCCTGCCGCTGGCAATCGAACTGGCAGCCTCGCGGATTCGTCTGATGACGCCACAGATGATCGACCACCGGCTGGAACAAAGTATCGACGTGCTGGCTGGCGGTCGCCGCGACGAGGAGGGACGGCACCGCACCCTGCGTGACACGATTGCATGGAGCTATGACCTGCTGGACCCACCGGAACAGCAGGCCCTGGCCGCTCTGTCCGTGTTCGGCGGCGGCTTCACCGTCGATTCTGCAGTGGCCGTCTGTGCCGATCACAATGTGGGCGCCGATACCTTCGATCTGATCGTCTCCCTCCTGAACCGCAGTCTGTTGCGAGAGGACGAGGTCAGCGGCGAGACCCGCCTGCGCATGCTGGAAACGGTCCGCAGCTTCGTCACCGACGAACTGGAAAGCGGACACCATGCCGACACCTTGCGCGCGCGACACGCCGCGCATTACCGCGACATGGTGGTCGCACTGGCGGACGATCTGGTCGGCGCGGCGCAACGCGCGGCGGTGACCCGGCTGCATGACGAAATGGCCAATCTGCGGGCGGCCCTGCGCTGGGCGACACAGCAGCCGACCGCCGATCTGACCGCCGATCTGCTGCGCGGTCTGTTGTGGTTCTGGATCCCGCAGGGCCTCTATTCCGAAGGCCGGACTTGGATCGAGGCGGCGCTGACGCAGGCCAAGACCCAGCCCGATGGCCGCGCCAAGGCGATCATCCACGACGTCGCCGGCTGGTTCCGCATCTTTTCGGGCGATTACGAAGGCGCGCTGGAAAGCTGCGAAATGGCGCATGCCCTCTATGCCGATCACGGACAGGCGCACGAGCATGGGCGTGCAAAGGCGACCTACGGCATCACCCTCGCCGCCTCCGGCCAGTTCCCGGCGGGGCCGGAGATGATCATGGCCTCGCTGGAGGCCGCCAAGGCGAACGCGGACGACGAGGGTGTCGCCATCGCGCTGGTCGCGCTTGGCGAAGGCGCCCGCTATGGCGGCGATGTCGCGACCGCCGAGTCCTGCTATCACGAGGCACTGACCATTCTAGAGCGGCTGGGCAACACGTGGTGGCCCGGCGGTATCCTGCAGAACCTCGCACATTTTCGCCTGAGAGAGGGACGCTGGGAAGACGCCGTGACCCTGCTGAACCGGACCTATGCCTTGGCCGGGACGAACGGCTACCACATTCTCGTGCTGCTGTACCTGATGGGGATGGGCGGTGTCGGGGTCGTGCGGGGCGAACATGCCCAAGCCGCGCGCCTGCTGGGCGCGACACGCGCGCTTCTGGAACGCGCCGGTGCGGCCTTCGAGCCAAGTGACGAGGCCGAGTTCCAGAGGTACGAGGCCGAGGTGGCGCAGGTCCTTGGCGACGCTTCTTCCGCGCTGGTGCGCGAGGGTGCGGGTCTGACGCAAGCCGAAGCCGTCGTGATCGCGCGCCGTTTGGCTGCAGTATCCTGA
- a CDS encoding iron-containing redox enzyme family protein, whose translation MDGTTRPASVQIRTKLEMFRTGLGQSFAEVWARDDLNVAYPAFLGMVYQIIRASVPLMEAARLEAERRSGADAICGPLAAYFAKHIPEERHHDVWTLEDLGAIGQDTDAIARAMPKADVAQMVGAQYYWIHHHHPVALLGYISVLEGQPPSVAHIDRVQARSGLPDAAFRTYRYHAGVDPHHKDDLDALLDSLPLTQREIGWIGVSAIQTLQSYKICVDRLLDDLD comes from the coding sequence ATGGATGGAACCACCCGACCGGCCAGCGTGCAGATCCGCACCAAGCTCGAGATGTTCCGGACCGGACTGGGACAATCCTTTGCCGAGGTCTGGGCCCGCGACGATCTGAACGTGGCCTATCCGGCCTTTCTGGGCATGGTCTACCAGATCATCCGTGCCAGCGTCCCCCTGATGGAAGCTGCCCGCTTGGAGGCGGAACGGCGCAGCGGCGCGGATGCCATCTGCGGACCGCTGGCCGCCTATTTCGCCAAGCATATCCCCGAAGAGCGGCACCACGACGTCTGGACGCTGGAGGATCTTGGCGCGATCGGCCAGGATACCGATGCGATCGCCCGGGCGATGCCGAAGGCGGACGTGGCCCAGATGGTCGGCGCGCAGTATTACTGGATCCATCACCACCATCCGGTCGCCTTGCTGGGCTATATTTCCGTTCTCGAAGGGCAGCCGCCGTCCGTTGCACATATCGACCGGGTGCAGGCGCGCAGCGGTCTGCCAGACGCCGCGTTCCGCACCTATCGCTATCACGCGGGTGTCGATCCCCATCACAAGGACGATCTGGACGCGCTGCTGGACAGCCTGCCGCTGACCCAGCGCGAGATTGGCTGGATCGGCGTTTCTGCCATCCAGACCCTGCAAAGCTATAAAATCTGCGTGGACAGGCTGCTCGACGATCTGGATTGA
- a CDS encoding S41 family peptidase yields the protein MYERQDLDLAALDAALVSLGQILTVEEAEAMAATMTPDERLQTIDQAIRVIADLYVHLPMKRPRYAVDPVATLRLLRRESPVLPDDIFQSRLIAILDSLRDVHLAYTPPAPYDALVAFLPFLMERTGRSLDPAARFYVTRLVAEFAHPTFRPGVEIISWDGTPIQRALGQMADVEGGNNHYSRAALALQFMTVRWLGSNRLPDARWVAVGYRGEDGRAYEIRMPWRVLNIDADAGFMFGSQAVWMLEDMAAKVEDEAPVVLRRAPGIRSVSLRSQVETKTRRRLFRTGVTRDTDLIYAEDAPARRENRQKLGRAIAEGTKGADLLAIAPDLTSTLPRHFEAEIIASDDGRSYGYIGIRSFEHQDWLEFAAEFRRLLALMPASGLAIDVRGNPGGVIQCAEGILQFISPCRIQPLKFQCLGTEISRLLADPAGGGVAAPIEEVVTAEDGWVRAVDIAMATGAIYSHSIALSDADHTNVFGQEYYGPCAVVIDATSFSSAEMFAAGFQDHGIGPVIGADPTTGGAGANCWTFDQLTGLGPAADALLGILPLPSGARIRFSARRCVRIGPSDGVPLEELGVSADLIHDPTPRDLLDNNADLKAMICTTLAGLQATSLDVTAQADAQGLHLCISGAPIDRVDVIIDGRILASLDYAAAPLSVTLALPSAPSAGPVAMRVEAYRRGHVVANHCALLRRPPASPCESEVSGAQAQNA from the coding sequence ATGTACGAGCGACAGGACCTCGACCTTGCGGCACTCGATGCGGCGCTGGTCTCGCTCGGGCAGATCCTGACCGTCGAAGAGGCCGAGGCGATGGCGGCCACGATGACACCGGACGAGCGTCTGCAAACGATAGATCAGGCCATCCGCGTGATTGCGGACCTCTATGTCCATCTGCCGATGAAGCGGCCCCGTTACGCGGTCGATCCTGTCGCCACGTTGCGCCTGCTGCGCCGGGAATCGCCGGTCCTGCCCGACGACATCTTTCAAAGCCGCCTGATCGCCATCCTGGATTCGCTGCGGGACGTGCATCTGGCCTATACGCCGCCTGCGCCCTACGACGCGCTGGTGGCGTTCCTGCCGTTCCTGATGGAAAGGACGGGCAGGTCCCTTGACCCTGCGGCCCGATTTTACGTCACGCGGCTGGTCGCAGAATTTGCCCACCCCACGTTTCGTCCCGGGGTCGAGATCATCAGCTGGGACGGCACACCCATTCAGCGGGCCTTGGGGCAGATGGCCGACGTCGAGGGTGGCAACAACCACTACTCCCGTGCGGCACTGGCGCTGCAGTTCATGACCGTGCGCTGGCTGGGGTCGAACCGCCTGCCGGATGCCCGCTGGGTGGCGGTGGGATACCGGGGCGAAGATGGCAGGGCCTACGAGATACGCATGCCGTGGCGTGTCCTGAACATCGACGCCGACGCCGGTTTCATGTTCGGGTCGCAGGCGGTGTGGATGCTGGAAGACATGGCCGCAAAGGTCGAAGATGAGGCACCTGTCGTCTTGCGCCGGGCGCCGGGAATCAGAAGCGTCTCCCTGCGTTCTCAGGTCGAGACGAAAACACGGCGGCGGTTGTTCAGGACAGGCGTGACGCGGGACACCGACCTTATCTATGCCGAAGACGCACCCGCCCGACGCGAAAACCGGCAGAAACTGGGTCGCGCCATCGCGGAGGGCACGAAAGGCGCAGACCTTTTGGCGATTGCGCCGGATCTGACCTCGACCCTGCCGCGCCATTTTGAGGCCGAGATCATCGCAAGCGACGACGGGCGGTCCTATGGCTATATCGGCATCCGGTCGTTCGAGCATCAGGACTGGCTTGAATTCGCGGCAGAGTTCCGGCGGCTGCTGGCCCTGATGCCGGCAAGCGGGCTTGCCATCGACGTGCGCGGAAACCCCGGAGGGGTCATTCAGTGCGCAGAGGGCATCCTGCAGTTCATCAGCCCCTGCCGCATTCAGCCACTGAAGTTCCAATGTCTGGGCACCGAGATTTCGCGGCTGCTGGCCGATCCGGCGGGCGGCGGCGTTGCAGCCCCGATCGAGGAGGTTGTAACGGCGGAAGACGGCTGGGTCCGGGCGGTCGATATCGCCATGGCCACCGGTGCGATCTATTCCCACAGCATCGCGCTCAGCGATGCCGATCACACCAATGTCTTCGGTCAGGAATACTATGGCCCTTGCGCCGTCGTCATCGATGCGACCAGTTTCAGCTCTGCCGAGATGTTCGCGGCCGGGTTTCAGGATCACGGTATCGGTCCGGTGATCGGCGCGGATCCGACGACGGGCGGTGCAGGCGCGAATTGCTGGACCTTCGACCAGTTGACCGGGCTCGGTCCGGCCGCGGACGCGCTTTTGGGAATCCTGCCACTGCCCAGCGGGGCGCGAATCCGTTTTTCCGCGCGGCGCTGCGTGCGGATCGGTCCCAGCGACGGCGTCCCGCTGGAGGAACTGGGCGTCTCTGCCGATCTGATCCATGATCCGACGCCGCGGGATCTGCTGGACAATAACGCCGACCTGAAGGCGATGATCTGCACCACGCTCGCCGGTCTTCAGGCCACATCGCTCGACGTGACAGCGCAGGCCGACGCGCAGGGCCTGCACCTTTGCATTTCAGGTGCGCCGATTGACCGGGTGGATGTGATCATCGATGGCCGGATCCTCGCCAGCCTCGACTATGCGGCGGCGCCGCTGTCTGTGACCCTGGCGCTGCCGTCCGCGCCGTCGGCCGGCCCCGTCGCAATGCGCGTCGAGGCCTATCGCCGGGGCCATGTCGTGGCCAATCACTGTGCCCTGCTGCGAAGGCCGCCAGCCAGCCCGTGCGAGTCGGAAGTGTCCGGGGCTCAGGCCCAGAACGCGTGA